A window of the Salvelinus fontinalis isolate EN_2023a chromosome 14, ASM2944872v1, whole genome shotgun sequence genome harbors these coding sequences:
- the LOC129810512 gene encoding cytochrome c oxidase assembly factor 7, giving the protein MSGLINFEDENEVKQYLDNIGVEFSYQCYREKDPEGCQRLADYMEGVKKNFESTAQVLKHNCETNKHGESCYKLGAYYIQGKGGFAENLKMAYSCFLTACSSGGKKSVDACHNVGLLAHDGRAMEAGPDPGAARQYYEKACTGGFAPSCFNLSAMYIEGSPKQSKDMGLALRYATRACELGHVWGCANASRMYKLGDGAEKDEKKAEELKNRAKELHFQEKERQLKFGE; this is encoded by the exons atgtctggaCTCATAAACTTTGAGGACGAAAACGAGGTGAAGCAGTATTTGGATAACATAGGTGTGGAATTCAGCTACCAGTGTTACAGAGAGAAGGACCCTGAAG GGTGTCAAAGGCTTGCTGACTACATGGAGGGAGTGAAGAAAAACTTTGAGTCTACAGCCCAGGTGCTCAAACACAACTGTGAGACTAATAAACATGGTGAAAGCTGCTACAAGCTCGGGGCTTACTATATCCAAGGCAAAG GGGGATTTGCAGAGAATCTGAAAATGGCCTACTCCTGCTTCTTGACGGCCTGCAGCAGTGGCGGTAAGAAGTCTGTGGACGCGTGTCACAACGTGGGTCTCCTCGCCCACGACGGTCGAGCCATGGAAGCCGGCCCTGACCCGGGGGCGGCTAGGCAGTACTATGAGAAGGCATGTACAGGGGGGTTCGCACCCTCCTGCTTCAACCTTAGTGCCATGTATATCGAGGGCTCCCCGAAGCAGAGTAAGGACATGGGCCTAGCTCTGAGGTATGCCACAAGAGCCTGTGAGCTAGGACACGTCTGGGGTTGTGCCAATGCCAGCCGTATGTATAAACTGGGGGACGGGGCGGAGAAGGACGAGAAGAAAGCAGAGGAACTTAAGAACAGGGCGAAAGAGCTTCACTTccaggagaaagagaggcagCTCAAATTTGGGGAATGA